From Argopecten irradians isolate NY chromosome 3, Ai_NY, whole genome shotgun sequence:
ATACTTTAGATTTTGGTGTGGTAACCCAGATTAACAATAATTTTTCGTAATATCAGATCAGAGGAGGATTGTTATTCTGTATCCAAACATTCCTCGATTGTTTAGCCtgatttttatatacaaatgcaAGGACAAACGGGGTTACATTGGATCtcagtaattataatttttgcTGAACTACAATACTGATCCGTTTTTGAACGAGGTAATATAACTTCTCATCCGTCCTCTGCAACATATTAATTGGAGACAAACCAGGGGCATTTTGACTTTGTTGAAGTATATGCTACCTCGCCAACTCCAAACAGgccaaaatttatcaaaacaaaatgctGTCCTAAATAATTGAATTTCATACCTTGAATTACAAATCATGGGTAATGTCTTTTAAATTTTTTCCTAGCAAATCATATATGATAGGCGCTTTTGAAGCCTCCCACTGTTTTTAAAGACTCACTACCTTTCAAGAATAAAACATTAAGGGATCTTTAAAAGATTACTAAAAGAATAATAACAtaggaaaatatataccgatgttCTGAGATGAGCTTACAACACAAAATAGATGCAAGATTTACGCTGTTTTGTCGTGTGGCGCCTTGATAGTCAACTATCGcgcagtatttaggacgacgacggaaaacataagacgacccgcgttatgaaattaacattttatttatttcaatcaaattgctcagaaggtgatgatacatgtagtagTAACGATagtttaataacttttgtgactctacaaaattatcgatctcttTTTACATTCgatttttaaaatcaaaggAAAGGTAGTGATCCTTTAACAATACAAATTGAAACAGGATCTTCTTTGTGTACATAACTGATTGAAGCCAAATGTGACTTTACTGTGTTTGGGTAGAAAAGTTAAAAGGTGTGAAAGTGGCACTGGCCATACATGGCTAACCCTAAATAATGACCGGAATTGATGAAAACAACATAATGCACTTTCATAAAGAGCTTTTGTGTTGTCCGAAATAATTACGTTCAAAATTCGTCTAATTTCATCTGACAAGTTGACCATAGCTACGTTGGAATCGGAACAGGTGCCCTTTCTACTTGTGGTACCAGTCGATGGAATTTGTGTAGCTGTAAACGTGACAAGTTATTTGTTACAACATTTAAATAACCTGGAATGTGTTACTATGTTAAGATGTATACATCCCAGCATAAAACAAACCTTAGCATCGCCAAAACTATTACAGATTTAGTTGTTATAGTGTTTACTATAGCGACAATCGCTTGATTGTCACTACGATATAGAACTTTCTTATTACGCAATTTTCAACCCAAATATATACTGCCACAACCAAGGGGGAAAAACTCCAGAACTGTAATGTCATTTGTGTAACCTAATTCGAACCATGACTTTAGTCATACCTCATAGGTCCAACTCCCCTTGAAGAATGCAACAAAGCCATCCCCTTTTTTTGCTGAGCTATCCATGTAAAGCTCCATATCAGAGTTGGTTGTCCAAAATTGATCGCTATATTGATTTGTCATCAAATgacttgaaaaaaaattaaccaaAGTTTCAAATCTTCTctaatgtcattttttactttaatatgatGATATGGTTGTGTAAGCTCTATTGTCGCGTTGATTATCCGCCTACAAAATGTACGACCTGGTATAATTGCCCTACAAGCAAAGTTTAACATTTCTTACAATGACTGCATTgcttttatagatatttttggCCGAgttagtattatttttttctatgatttCACGAATTTTGTCTTTCGGAAACGAACACACATTTCAATCGTGTCAATTTCTAGTCCTAAGAAACATATAATTGTAGAAGGAGCTATCGGTACACCTAGCTCGTCACATACTTCCCCAAACTGTGTTAGCATCCTCCAAAAAGGAAATCATCCAGATTATGTAACAATTCCCTTGGAGAGATTTGCTGGTATACTGTCCACTCTAAAAAGTACCCGAGAGGGAGCACCCTATTGTCAGACAATACTGACCTGCAGCCTCTCTAATTATCGACATATAATGCAACAATTCTAAACATTTATCTGAAAACCTTTGTAAAAAACTATAAAAGCGTCTGACGACTTTTCCATGTTTGACATAACATCTAACACAACACGTGGCCGTTCACTAAATGCAGGCTACTACCCGCATAAAAATTGTTCAAATCGGCATTCCCCTTAAGCAGTAACGGCAAATTCATATATCGATTGGCCTTAATGTTTTGCCTGTATATGCACATGAGCAGCGGGCCCATCGTCTGCACAAGGCACAATATTTGGGAGCGGCTCGAGTTGACACCCTATCTGTGAGCAAGCAGCTGCGAGCGGGGACCCCATGCTCGCTACCCTATCTGTGTCACCCCCTACTGATGATCGAGACGAAATGGCCGCCATTacttaaattcaaaattttcttCACCGATGGTTactattaataaaattatacataccACGCTGATTCACTATGTCATGCGGGTTGGGGGCAGGACTTTCCCAAGACTCGTCCTGTGGTGGGTGGTCTTCCTCCTCATTCAATTCCTGGAACCTCGCCGGACGTTTCATCTTCCGTGTTGTCCTCGGCCTTGAGGGAGTACCGTCGGGTCTTTTCTCCCTCCTAAAAACCGTAAGCGATCTTGTATGAATACTCTTTTAGATCGATATTATAAGGGAACATTTCCCTTCGCCATTTGAACTGCTAGAATATGGAAAAGTCTTCCCGAATATGTTATATCAGCTGCAAAAAACCAACTATATTAAGAATACATTAGATGAAATATGGAAAAATCAagatattatatacaattaaaagGCAATGGaaatgaactttaaatacaaaatagataaCAAATACGAGTCTAGTGTAAAATAACTTAACTGTTCCCGTACTGGAAAACAACTAAAACTATGCGAGTTCGATCACTGACTAATGACTATGGCCATGCTGTTCTATCTTTTGAGATTAAACATACGTTTAGTTACGCTTAGTTACGGTGGAACGATTAAAGGAAATCGATGGTTGAGCTCTAGTCGCGAAGACTTGTGCATTGCAATTTCTTGTTTCTGTGCACATGCGCACAACATAAAACTAAAATAAGTTCGATCACACTTTAATTTCACAACGGTGACTATAGCTTATGATCGAACTCGCTCTTACAATAATAAAGCAAATATAGTCGATAAGTAGGTACCCATGAATGGATTATTGGTTATAAATCAGTCACAGTATATCTTCGACATTTTCGAAGAGAAAGAGCTTTTATTTCGCCTTTACACTTCTCTAGTGTGTGAACAAAACGCGAGTTAATAAGTGTTTTCGATATGACCGAATTTGTAACATTATTTCTATTGTTGGAAAGCAAATTCAAGATAAGTTTGATATTTAATGATGTTAAAGTTTAGCTGTATTTATGCTTAGAATATATAAACCAATATCATTATATCGtggatttatttttgtatacagAAAAGCATTGGCGACTACTTCAATTACCTTGGAGTACCCAAGTCGAGCATGGATATAGGAATTGCTACATACGGGCGTGGTTATACTTTAGCGAATTCTTCTGATAATGGAGTAGGAGCTAGCATCTCGGGATTGTCCGTTGCTTCAAATGATTCTGCGATTCTTGGATTTAGGGGATACTATGAGGTAATATATCATATTGCGCTATTATTGTACGTAATGCTTTGTTGCATTGATATAATGCATACTTcactgaaaatgttaaaataaataaatagatactTTAAAAGGTAGCTCCAGATtcatatatcaattttgttaaCATAATTTTGTTGCATTTCAAATTTCGAAAGTACAAACTAGCTTCCGATTACTatcttatatttttgtatattaattttgttaacaTTACTTTTGATTCGTTTGTTTCGAAAGTGCACAAACTAACTCCagataaatatgtttaattttgtatatcaatCTTTTTGGTGCTGATTTAGTTTCGCTGGGCGATTTTTATTAactgtaattatacatgtaattgttttcGCTCTCTAAATAGAATAAGCGACAATAATACAGAGGTGTATTTAACAGCGACAGAAGGCATACACGTAACGgctaattattaaaaaaaacccaacaacaacaaaaaacagctataattatgattttctttttatataaatgcCAAAAATTAATCTcgtttaatgaaaataattaaataaggGATTTGGTGCATATGTTTCTTTTCTAGATTTGTGAATACGTGGAGAATGGCAATGGGATGTCGTTTGTTGATGAAGGGGTTCCGTTCTTTGTCCAAGAAACATTGTGGATTGGTTACGATGACGTGATGAGTGTCACGGAAAAGGTAtgttaagatttaaataataGAGATACTGTTGTAGAAtggtatatacatttaaatactGTGTTCAAACACATAACactcacacacatacacacacacacatatatatatatatcatattaaatatcaaagaaacacaatttaacaaagcatgacaaatcaaatatccgggcctcgaacgcATGATCTAcagcacccaatcgcctagcaaacatacctgcgcctagGCGATTCGTTGCAATAGATattgagttcgaggcccggatagggcacgagtcaataaattgtcattttaaattgtgtttctttgatatcttatatatattatatataatattatggagactatatatacttataacatataataaaGTCAATCTCCATTGTTTATCACACAGTGTATATGCAAGCAGTATCAACAGTTGAACATTACTTTCATATCTATTAAACTTTTTATAAGAACATGTAaagaacatcatatacgatataaCGTTTAAAGTTTTAAACTGGCGTTTTCACAATTAGGCGACCTGGGCATATAATGAAGGCTACGGAGGAGCCGCCATCTGGTCAGTTGCGTTGGATGACTTTAATCAAAACTGTAACTCGTCTGGCAGACCATTCCCACTTTTAAATGCCGTTAAGGATGCATTTGACGCTGCTACCACCCCACCACCTCCAAAGGGTACGTTCGAAAAACTCAGTGGTAACATAAGTAAAATTACTATACCTTTGCTTCTTTTTCACTATATAAAGAGTAGAGAATATAAATGCTATTAAAATCCAGTCTTTTAGAACCACTATTTACCGGGTAAATAGTCATTCGAACTATTTACCTGAAAATGAGCTATATACCTGCATTCAAATTTTCGCGGACTTTTGCTTAATCATGAATTTGATTGGATAACGCATTGGGAGTACTTAATTCGGAACCTCTCTGACTGTATCTCATTCCCAACGAAAAAATCACAAAGCGCTTAGGTGATATAGATTTGACGCTGCAGACGACAACTTGTTTACAACACGGCCTCCAGATTCGACAACCTATACGAGGAATCTTTCGAAAAATTGTTGACCGATAGGGACAGTGGAAATACACAGCAGTCCATATTTTAAAGGACTACGTCCGAGAAAATTCACAGGGCACTATCGATGACATGGAATGTGAaacaagtgaaaatatcaacGGGCTATATGTTATAGCATTTTTCTCAACGGTATAATAAAACACTTATTGAATGGGTTTATTCGAGAAATATCACTTTTATTGTCCCCCTTGACACAACTATTTCCCTCGGCTTCGCCTCGGGAAATAGTTTATGTCTCGGGGGACAATAAAAGTGCTATTTCCCTCATACCCATTCAATAACTGTATACTATCACTGCAAAACAGTTTATATAGGTAACATTAGTCAAGCTGTTAACCCAACCTAATACAGATTACAGTAAGGATGTCAACGAATATTCGAACATTCGTTCGGTATAATAGTATTCGAAAAAAGAAAACGCTATTCGAATATTCGgaaaaaatgcatatttaataATAACAATGTAAAGGCGACCCCTCATGTAGTACCTCAATAATCGACtattaaatatttcacataCAAGGTATACGTAAAACAAAGGCCAGGTGGGTCAGGTAAATAGTACTCATCCCCGGGGTTTAACCAAATGTCAATACGGAGGTTTCAATGTCTGATGCATTATAATATCTAGTTATATAATGTAACGTATCAATGTAATGTGAGCTGGTTAATGAATATAAGATGAGTAACATGTAGATGTAATGTAAGAACATTATTGGATATAAATCGAGTTACGTTCATATGTAGAATAGGATTATAAATGATTGTATTGAAAGtaaaatagagatataataTGAGAACAATAATAGAAAATCAAGTTTTACTGTAAGCAATGTATAAATGTTATATGAGAGTGTTAAAGCGTGTTGAAtgtcatatatacataatgtgacaataacatattaatggtaaatgtaaataatgaatgaaaatgtaatatgaaagttaaaaataaatgtgacAAGAATGTAAATGTATCATAATGTGAGATGTCTCTCTACACTACATAGTGTACGCTGCGAGTGTGTGCGAGTGTGTTGTTTTTCCTGTCTGCACTGTATAAATATGCACTATACTGATAAACCAATTGGTTTAATGTAATAAAGAACTGAACTGAAGATATCAAACCGTCGGGGGTAAAGTACGATTTACTGGCGAATAATCACACAttctggtgattgtgacgtcacaaaattaTACTCAAATTATAACGGAAAGTGGACTAATAGAAGGTCGTATTGGTATGAGTGTATTGAATAAATATCCTCATGTGTGAGGACATGTATGTCATTTGGATCAACATAGAACACCCACTCCTTTTCGTGTGAATTGAGGAAAAGtcgaaataatttgttttcactGTTTTCCATGACAATTGTTATGAGTGAACTAATCCACAATATATCATAAAGGTGTGTTCGAACGAATGTGTAAGTAAATAAGCaagtaaataaaatgtgaaGGCGAGTATTCAGtcattattaattaataatcaatGTCGTAGTCATTATCAAATAGTAATCAATGTCGTGGTCATTATCAATCAATAATCAATATCATAGTCATTACCAATTAATAATCAATGTTGTAGTCaattcaaattgaataataatttgtggTTTATTCTGCTTGATCGACAGAGTACAGACGAGTGTGTTACTATACCCTGTGGTCAGCCAACCGTACTGGACCTGGCCAATTTACTGTCAATGAAGTCGATCCATTCCTGTGTACCCACGTAATTGTAGCATTCCTCCCGATATCGAACGACGCTGATGAAATCGACATACCTCTGAACATTAGCTAGTAAGAAATACTGAGTGACAGATTTTGGATAAAAAACCGTTTTAAAAAGAAGAATACCGCTAGTTAACCAAAACAGTATTGtcttgggtttttttcacaatcattttCTACAGTTTCTGTTCACTTTCATGGACAGAATATTATTATGGacagaattatttttaataattataaatcatGATTGATGTTTAACTTTATTTGGCGTTAACTTCAATAGAAATCACAACATTGGAGTGATCAGCAACTAGACGCTGATTTCAATTCTTTTTATACTCTAACAAATCGACACAATGGTTATCTCCAATgatttttaaacacatttttacgTAGAATTGTAggtttttttgtgatattttttttttagatttgtattcatttttttttataagattgtatgttttgtattaaagtatatttttgtttctgtATAACACAGTTATCAGGAAGCGGTCGCGCTGAAAAATGCAAATCCAGACCTGAAGGTTCTGTTTTCTGTTGGTGGGTGGGCGGAAGGTAGTGCCAGGTTTTCTTATATTGTTTCTGGACCAAAACGTAGGAGATCGTTTGCCAGTTCTTTAGTTGATTTCATGAACACTATTGGTTTTGATGGAATTGATATATCCTGGCAGTATCCCACTCAAAGACACGGTGCTAGACCTGATACAGATAAAAAGAACTTCGCCATTCTCCTAAAAGTGAGTAAAGTTAGACGTTGTAGATTAATAAAACTTTTCCCGATTTTCCTTTTAATGGTGATTATTAAGAAACTCATTAAATTTCGTTAGGTTAATCATATAATATTCATAATTGAAGTGGAAGAGTATTAAAGTTATTCATTCACgagaaagaataaaaaatataccagtAAATACATCAGTGAATTTGTCACTTTTCGAAAGCAGAGAGCCCCTTACAAAATATGGTACCCTGTAGTGGACAGTTTGATGATACAAAAAGATAATAAGAATGAAGTTTCATAGTTAGGGAGACAACTCATGAGGTTTTCATTACCAATCAATCATTTGAATACACGTTATCTAATTTAATAACACTTTTGTGATCATTTTGCCGTTTGAAGTTATGAATaaatttttgtattatttttgaaaataattacattgaTGACCATCTTCTACCTTGTATTGTTAAATACATATTGATTTAATGTTGTTATTTCTTTAAGATTAAAGATTTTTAAGAAAAGGAAAACATGTAGTGAATCtataaaataatatgattaTTTATGACAGATAAAGGTTTTTTAATTGAAACTTGTATAAAGTATAACAGATATTGAAATACAGTCTACCGTGGTTTGAAAATGCATTGAAAGATGATGTTACTTAGATAGTTATGTTTGGTTGAACGAAGCAATCAGAGAACACTATAGCACTGTCGATTGGCAGTACCAGAAAAGAGAGAGAGGCCAAGTAGGTATTCAATACTTCTGTAtggaattcattaaaataactTCTTATACATTTCGATTAAAGTAACAATGGTGTCGTTGTTCAATATGGCAgtgtaatttgaaatatatttttgtggtGCAGCGTTGGCATTTTCAAtcgtatatatgtaatactatgTAATTCATATCCTTACTATGGATAACATGCCATTATTCAtcatgttattttctttttccaGGTGATCAGAAATGAATTATTGTCCCGGGGATTCAATGATACGTTATTGACCATTGCAGTAGCTGCAGCACAGGAAAATATTGACTACGCTTACGACTTTACGGCTTTGGCAAAGTatgacaaagttgttaatatatctgaAATCCCATCTATAATCCTAGCTATCATAGACAACTTCAAATACGATATTCATGCAACAAGTTATTAAATATATAGACCATCTTACAACAAAGGGGTATAATTAATACGTACAATTGAAGGATCGTACCCACACAATGTAAATGTAGCTGTTTTAGCGTAATGCTGTTTTAGcgcaaacaatatttttatgtttttgggCTGCGGTTTCGCAGTGAATAGTTCGCGCATTCATTAAAATggctatataaacactatactgAAAATACAATAAGCTCAATGAGATTTATTCGAAGAATGGTCTAATGTAACTCTCGTCTGTACTGATGGAGTGAAACTAAAGGACGTAACTCTGGAAGattatcataaaattatattaCCACTGCTAAATAGTTCGTTTACTTTCGTTATGTATGTTTAATAATCATGACTATCGTATCCTATCTTTGTTTATCATATATGATGATATTGCTCTCAAGgaaacatttaattattttttagtGACTTATCAATGGACTTTATCAGTATCTTGACCTTTGACATGCATGGTTACTGGGACGAATTTACAGGTCATCATAGTATGTTGAAGCCGCTAAGCTGGGAGACTGGACCGGACGCGAATCTTAACACGGTACGCAAGAATGCACAACACCTGTcgctttaaaaatcaaaagtatTCGCATATAGGCTTAGGGCGTAAACAATTTGCTATGTAAACTCATCAGCTATTTTGCACAAATCGTAAGTATTGTATAAAAACCTTGTGACAAAGTATTGTATGCATATTTAATACTAAAGCTAAATTGCGCTtgcaaatattgttttgttacaCTTGTGGACGTTAATGTTATCTAAATGTAGGATTTATCAAAAAGTATCTTTTCTTTGTATTcagtttaaataaaattttatgaaacgagtttTTATTCGCccgttgccagtataatgtggcccgatggggtgtgttgcctgtGTCTTCggtgcttcagtgatataaaactataaaaagggctagagttccactatacaagaagacaaaacacgaatatactgcagtctccaaaaacacacaccacGCGCTTCATACACAAAcaaaccgcatacatgggaggtcatctttacatgaccctgactgtttcTTTTTGTGAATCATGAAGAGCAACTattaaaagtttaatacaagctCTCAtggaaaaaaacattcaaaattaaGTTAAAAGAGTCAAgattatttttgacatttttatctTTTGATAAATCTTATCACTGTtgaattaatcatttattaatcaaaaatTGATATATTCTATACTTcaaaatgtaaaccaatttttttaatttaaatgtttacttggttttaaatcaatttgaatCAAACATTAAATGCAGAAAATATGAAAGCTTCGTTGGTTGGACCCATTAAACTTAttgattacatttttattaggaTTGGGCTGCTCGGTTCTGGGAAATGCGTATGCGTAAcgtcaataaaaatatcatcaaCATTGGTGTAGCAACATATGGGCGTGGTTTTGAGCTGTCCTACGCACCCTACAACTGGAGTGGTGCCTATCACGATGGTCCTAATGCCGCTGGCAACTACACCAATGAAGAAGGCTTCTTGGCCTATTATGAGGTCTGTATATCTCATTATCAAAATaaccatttcattttaaaactcAACACAACcacaaaatatcatatttcaaaagggaaaaaataacaaatggaTACTATATAGCACGTGTATGTCATTTGCACTGGTCACAATTGTCGCAATTTTATATAAAAGGAGAAAATTAAGACTCTGAAtaataaatcattgaaatttgaaattgttaCTTTAGCATTGTGTACAATAGTTCAAATTCAAACTGCATATACCATATCATTTATcactaaaaacaaaaatttatttGAATTCTATCTACACATAACAGACATATCTATTTATGTTGTGATTATCACTACATGTGACGGGTATACGATATCTGTTTTATAGCAAATAAGGTAACCATAGCAACTGAAATATAGCACAAAATATGGGTAATTAGAAGCATCAGTTTATGAACAATGCATTCATATATGgtgttatacaaaatatgttaaatgataaagatatatatgattatatttctGTGCAGTAAGGGATTAAAggtatatatgattatatttctGTGCAGtaaggtgttacatgtatatatgattatatttctGTGCAGtaaggtgttacatgtatatatgattatatttctGTGCGGtaaggtgttacatgtatatatgattatatttctTTGCAGTAAGGGATTAAAGGTATAATTGATTATATTTCTGTGCAGTAAGGGATTAAAGGTATAATTGATTATATTTCTGTGCGgtaatatatgattatatttctGTGCAGTAAGGGGTTAAatgtatacatgattatatttcTGTGCAGTAAGGTGTAAAGgtatatatgatatttcttaatatttaaTAGACTAAATTTACGAGATCAAAGCAACGTTTCAAACattcgcgaaaatatcatccatACGAAAATAACGTGTCGTGGCGTAAGCAagatttatttaagcattgaagtaactattttttaatttcatcggggtatgaaagaaatttttaaatttattaaatgaaatacgtttacacgtacgattccattaattttttccaaatcaatacggaACGTCAATgcttctattgt
This genomic window contains:
- the LOC138318192 gene encoding acidic mammalian chitinase-like, with protein sequence MMVLTLLLCAIIFHISESGVSNPRRTCFYDGWAAQRQGIGTFTPDMIDPFLCTHIIFAYATVRPQKRWSIYRRKVADVKNYKALADLKTINPELKTLIMLSENVEGDLDNMAQDATNRTTFVDSIIPFMKTQGFDGFCLQWKGNSEYFKSFSETVRGAFDAEYDATGTRFLFIADLMGPTLDKFNSYYNLNTIKEVVASNFDFITLQSYALYEADADNVATHHSRRVSRSTNTGLRRFLNMKSIGDYFNYLGVPKSSMDIGIATYGRGYTLANSSDNGVGASISGLSVASNDSAILGFRGYYEICEYVENGNGMSFVDEGVPFFVQETLWIGYDDVMSVTEKATWAYNEGYGGAAIWSVALDDFNQNCNSSGRPFPLLNAVKDAFDAATTPPPPKEYRRVCYYTLWSANRTGPGQFTVNEVDPFLCTHVIVAFLPISNDADEIDIPLNISYYQEAVALKNANPDLKVLFSVGGWAEGSARFSYIVSGPKRRRSFASSLVDFMNTIGFDGIDISWQYPTQRHGARPDTDKKNFAILLKVIRNELLSRGFNDTLLTIAVAAAQENIDYAYDFTALANDLSMDFISILTFDMHGYWDEFTGHHSMLKPLSWETGPDANLNTDWAARFWEMRMRNVNKNIINIGVATYGRGFELSYAPYNWSGAYHDGPNAAGNYTNEEGFLAYYEICPLVASGDGAVEREGGVPHYVKDTLWIGYDDEQSVRNKMQWLINNDYGGVTIWAMDLDDFRQTCASSLSPSPLINTIKDTLLGLANNTLTTIVTDPPTTYESSTMSSTTEEGPHIDCSVVPVDGPYPNPNNSRTFYKCSHGVAYLYWCPGDLEFNPSLLVCDYP